One region of Pagrus major chromosome 7, Pma_NU_1.0 genomic DNA includes:
- the cebpb gene encoding CCAAT/enhancer-binding protein beta — protein MEVAGFYDEGSFAIHNRDSIISPVSSGSYWRLGDSMTELGIEERERAIDFSVYLDSALHCPQQHQQGDVYSDFLAENKIKRVAALQSYKNYSLLNELETSQCDNLRDPREPYALGYTELQETRVDSVLSPELSRYRAAAAAAAAAAAERDDSQEDAKMENGSSGYDMRSYLHYQSTSGSLGNISTASSTCSSPPGTPAPSGKSRSPSHGGKISSGKSKKRLDKDSDEYKVRRERNNLAVRKSRDKAKMRNLETQHKVLELAAENDRLQKRVEQLSRELATLRNLLSATGQC, from the coding sequence ATGGAAGTGGCCGGCTTCTACGACGAGGGCAGCTTCGCTATCCACAATCGAGACAGCATTATCAGTCCCGTCAGCAGCGGCTCATATTGGAGGCTCGGTGACTCGATGACGGAGCTGGGCATCGAAGAGCGGGAGAGAGCGATAGACTTCAGTGTTTACCTGGACTCGGCTTTGCACTGTCCGCAGCAGCATCAACAGGGGGACGTGTACTCAGATTTCCTGGCGGAGAACAAGATCAAGAGAGTTGCAGCTTTGCAGAGCTACAAGAACTACTCGCTGCTGAACGAGCTGGAGACAAGTCAGTGCGACAACTTGAGGGACCCCAGGGAGCCCTACGCGCTGGGTTACACCGAGCTGCAGGAGACCCGAGTGGATAGTGTGCTCAGCCCTGAACTGAGTCGCTACAgagctgctgccgccgccgccgccgccgccgctgctgagAGAGACGATAGTCAGGAAGACGCAAAGATGGAGAACGGGTCGTCTGGTTATGACATGAGGTCCTACCTTCATTACCAGTCCACCAGCGGCAGCCTGGGGAACATCTCCACTGCGTCCTCGACTTGCTCCAGCCCGCCCGGCACACCTGCCCCGTCAGGTAAAAGCAGGTCACCATCGCACGGGGGCAAAATCTCCAGCGGGAAGTCAAAGAAACGCCTGGACAAGGACAGTGACGAGTACAAGGTGAGGCGGGAGAGGAACAACCTCGCCGTGAGGAAGAGCAGGGACAAAGCAAAAATGCGCAACTTGGAGACTCAACATAAAGTGCTGGAACTGGCTGCAGAGAACGATCGTTTACAAAAGCGCGTAGAGCAGCTGTCCAGAGAGCTGGCCACCCTGCGCAACCTGCTCTCCGCCACTggacaatgttaa